The following is a genomic window from Catellatospora citrea.
CGGTACAAGGAGTCCGCAATCGCCCGCGGACTGCGCGACGAGATCGAGTCGTTCAGCCAGCGCCCCGCAGCAGCGCTGGCTGCCTGACAACGACTGGATAGAGTCAGCGCGTGTACCCAGTGCGGATCGAGGGCGAGCGGATCGTCCTGCGTGAGTTCGAGGAACGCGACCTCGACGCCTCCATGGCCGTCGTCGGCGACCCGGACGTGACTGTCTCGCTCAGCTTTGACACGCGTGCCCGTGAAGAGCAGGCCGAGCGGCTCGCGGCCGATCTAAGACGAGCACTGGTGGAGCCACGGCCGGACTACTACCTCGCCATTGCCGATCGCCGGACCGACGAGCTGATCGGATTCATCCGCGTTGGGCTAGGTGGACACCGCAGTGGAGAGCTGGGCTACGCCCTGCGGAAAGACCGCTGGCGACAGGGGCTTACATACGAGGCTGCCCAACTGATGCTCACATTCGGGTTCGAGGCGCTTGCTCTGCACCGTATTCAAGCAGCCTGCGGGCCGGACAACTTCGCTTCGCAGGCAATGTTGCAGCGGCTCGGCTTCGAGTACGAGGGCCGTATGCGCCACCATGTCTTCACCAACAGCGCCTGGCGCGATTCTCTTCTCTATGCCAAGATCATAAATAACTAGGGCTAGCGATCATAGTTGCAACGACCTCGGCCAGGGGCCGAAAGAACCTCTACAGAGCACACGTATCCGGTGTATCCGCGCTCGGAGGTGCGATGGACTGCGGCACAAGTTGCCCGCTCTCGCGTTTGGCCACAGATGGCTTAAGCTACGAACTTGGAAGTTTTATAAGGTCGGACCCGAGAGCAGTGTGTCACTCAAAAAGCGACAAACGACCAAGCAAGAATTCTGCCGATACGACGAAGCGCATAACGACTATCTTTACTCGCAAAATTATGTCGACTTCATAGTGAACGAGTTGACCGGCACTGACACCTTCAAATCCGTAGTAGGCTGGGAGCCTAAAGCCGTTTAGCTGCACGTATGCAAATGTGATCACATCGGCGAAATCCACCCATACGCGCTTACGGAAAAATGTGTACCGCCAGAAGTAGGAATCGTTAACGTTTGGCTGATCGCGGCGCCGTGCCACATATCGTCAGGGCAGGCACTGCTCGATGGTGTCGGCAGCACGGGTCGCTCCCCCGGCGGCGGTGATCGCGCGGCGCATGTGGTCGACGCCGTCCATGATGGCCGGGTCCTTGACCATGAGTTCGATCGCGGTCCTGAGCGCGCCGGGGTCGGCGTGCTCAGCGGTCAGCCGGGTGCCGAGCCCGAGCTGCTCCACGCGCAGCGCGTTGGCCTCCTGCTCCAGCGTCTGCGGCGCGGCGAGCACGGGCACACCGGCGCTCATTGCCTCCATCACCCCGCCCATGCCGGCGTGGCAGATCATGGCAGTGGCGTGGGCGAGCACGTCCAGCTGCGGCACGAACCGACGCACCTCCACGTTGGCCGGCGTACGGCCGAGCTCCCGGAGGTTGATCCGTTCGCCCACGGCGAGCACCACATGCCAATCGGTGCCACCGAACGCCTCGACGGCGTGCCGGTAGAAGTCGGGCCGGTTGTTGTACACGGTGCCGAGCGTGACCAGCAGCACGTCGCGGTCACGGGGTGGCCGCCACCGCAGCGGCGCACGCCGCAGGCACGGCCCGACGAACCGGTGACCGGGCCCGAACAGCTCCCCCGCGTACTGGAACGAACGCGGGTAGAACGCCAGGTGCGCCTCGGGCTCCGGAGTGAGGAACCGCGCCGGGTCCAGCGCTGGGCAGTGCTCGGCGAGGAACGCCTCCAGCCGAGCCTGATAGGTGCCGAGCACCGGGTCCGCAGGATCGAAGGCGGCCAGGGCCTGCCCCATCGACCAGTGCTCGTTGGACACCAGCATCGGCCACAGCTGGACAGTCGGCACGTCCAGCCGGGCGGCGAGCACCCGCCCGGCGAAAGCCATCCGGTCGAAGACCACGAGATCAGGTCGGTCGTCGTGGTAGACCGGGGCGAGCTGCGTGTAGGTCGCCTCCGCTTCCTCCAGGAAGGCCAGCAGCGTCTGGCTGATGTAGCCGTCGCGGGCGGGCGCGCACAGCGTCGGGTCGTGGTCCGCCGGGCGCAGCGAGCGGTACGGCCGCACGATCGCGCCCGCCGCCTCGACCACCGGCCGGCGTTCCTCGGTCGTGCAGTAGGTGACCCGGTGCCCGCGCCGGGTCAGTTCCTCCACCACCGGCAGGGTCGGGTACACGTGCCCGATGGCGGGGATGTTGAAGAACGCGATGTGCCTACCCACGGCGGGCCGCCAGTGCGGACAGGCGGCCGTCGGGCCGGGCGACCACGGCGGTGAGGATCTGCTCGTAGCGGCGGGCCAGCTCGTCGACGGTGTCGGGCCGGAACAGGGCGGTGTCGTAGCGGATCCCGGCGCGCAACCCCGTCTCGTCGAGCCGCCAGATGTCGAACACGAGGTCGTGCAGCACCTTGGCGTGCCCGTGCGGGAACCCCTCGACCTGCACCGGCCCGAGCTGCGAGACGGACGCGGGGGCGTCGTTGCGCATGCTGAACACCACGTCGAACAGCTGGGTCCGGCCCGGGTCGCGGGGCACGCCCAACGCCGCGATGACCCGTCCGAGCGGCACGGACTGGCGTTGCAGGCCGGCGATGACCGAGTTCCGGGTGCGTTTGAGCAGGTCGGTGAAGCTGGGGTCGGCGGACAGGTCGGCGCGCAGCGCGAGGGTGTTGGCGAACAGCCCGACCACCGGCTCGAACTCGGCGCGCACCCGCCCGGCGACCGGGGTGCCGACGCAGAAGTCGTGCTGGCCGCTGCGCTCGCCGAGCAGCACCTGCAGCGCGGCCAGCAGCACCATGAACGGGGTGCAGCGGGCCTTGCGGGACAGCTCGACGACCTGCGCGGCCAGTTCGGGGCTCAGCTGCCGCAGGTGCTCGGCGCTGTGCGCGGACTTCTCGGGTGGCCTGGGCAGGTCGGTCGGCAGCTCCAGGGGCGGCGCCCCGGCCAGGCGTTCGCGCCAGTACGCCAGGTCGCCGGCCTGGTCCTGCTCGGACTGCCACTGGGCGAAGTCGCCGTACTGCAGTTCGAGGTCGGGGAGGTCGGGTTTGGCGCCGTCGAGTGCGGCCAGGTAGGCGGCGCGGATCTCGCGGCCGACGATGCGCAGCGACGCGCCGTCGGCCAGCAGGTGGTGCATGGTGAAGCACCACACGTGGTGGTCGTCGGCCAGGCGCAGCAGGCTGGACCCGACCAGCGGGTCCGCGGTGAGGTCGAGCAGCCGGTGCGTACGGTCCGACAGCAGCGCGGCGGCCCGGCCCTCCCGCTCGTCCGCCGGGAGCCCGCGCAGGTCGATGACCTCGGTGTCGATCCCGGCGGGCGGCATGACCACCTGGACGGGTTCGCCGTCGCGGAGCACGAAGCCGGTGCGCAGGCTCTCGTGCCGGTCGACGACCGCGCTCACCGCGGCCTGCCAGGCGGGCACGTCCAGGGGGCCGCGCAGCCGCCAGTTGAGCACCAGGATCGGCGACGCGTCGCCCGGGTACGCCGTGCACAGATACCAGAAGCGTTGTTGCAGCGCGGACAATGGCAGGTGTCTCATGACCGGTCCTCCACCATCCTGGTGATCGCGTCGAGGGTGTCCGACCCGGACCCGAGGTCGATCTCGACGCCGAATTCGAGGTCGATGGCGTCGATGAGGCGCAGCGCGCCGAGCGAGTCCAGGCCCAGGGCGCGCAGCGATCCGCCGGTGAGCGCCTGTCCGGCGGTGACCGCACCGCCGGTGACGTCCTGGACGAGTGCGGCCATCCGCCGGTTCAGCTCGGCGTTCACGGCCGCACCCGCAGGTACGCGGCGATGTCGGCGATGGTGGGGGTCTCGAAGAAGACCTCCAGCGGCACGTCGCGGCCGAACTGCGCCAGGATGCGCACGTTGATCCGGGTGATGGTCAGCGAGTGGCCGCCGAGGTCGAACAGGTCCTCGTCGAGGCCGATGTCGTCGACGGACAGCACCTCCTGCCAGATGCCCTGCAACGCCCGCACCAGCTCGTCGTCCTCGCCGGCGGCGGGGGTGCCCGACGGCGCGCGGGCCGGGGCCGGTTCGGGCAGCGCGGCGCGGTCGAGCTTGCCGCTGGGAGTCACCGGGAGCTGGTCGAGGAACGTCCACGAGGTCGGCACGGTCGCCGCCGGCAGCTGCGACGCGAGGTGGCGGCGCAGCTCCGCGGGGTCCGGGGCGGTGCCACGGGCCACCAGGTAGGCGGCCAGGTCGCCGCCGCGCAGCGCGACGGCGGCGTGGGCGACGCCGGGGAACGCGCGCAGGTGGGATTCGATCTCCTCCAGCTCGATCCGGTGCCCGCGCACCTTGACCTGGCTGTCGGTGCGCCCGCCGAACACCAGGCGGCCGTCGGCCGACCACCGGCACCGGTCGCCGGTGCGGTAGAGCCGCCCGCCGGTGTACGGGTCGGGGCCGAAGCGCTGCTCGGTGAGGTCGGCGCGGCGCAGGTAGCCGTCGGCGACGCCGTGGCCGCCGATGCACAGCTCGCCCCATACGCCGGCGGGCAGTGGACGGCCTTCGCCGTCCAGGATGTAGGTCTGCGTGTTGGCGATCGGGCGGCCGATGGTGATCCGGTCGGGTTCGGCGGGGATCTCCTCGGCGGTCGACCAGATCGTGGTCTCGGTCGGGCCGTACACGTTGATCAGCCGGGTGACCCGGGCCCGCAGGTTCCGGGCCAGGTCGAGCGGGAGGGCCTCGCCTCCGGCGAGCGCGGTGACCGTGGACCGCCCGTCGAAACCGGCTTCGAGCAGGACCTGCCAGGCCGACGGGGTGGCCTGCACGTGGGTGACGCCCTCGCGGGCGACCAACGCGCCGACGGCGCGGCCGTCCAGCGCCCCGGCCTCCCCAGCGATGACCAGGCGGCCGCCGGTGACCAGCGGCAGGAACAGCTCCAGCCCAGAGATGTCGAACGACAGCGGGGTGAGCCCGAGCCACCGGTCCCCCGGCCTGCTGCCGACCGTCTCGGCCAGGCCCAGCAGCAGGTTGGCCAGCGCGGCATGCGGCACGACGACGCCCTTGGGGCGGCCCGTGGTGCCCGAGGTGTACATGACGTACGCGGTGCCCGCGGGCACCTCGCCGCCGGTCGAGGCGGCCGGGACGGCGTCGAGTCCGTCGAGGACCAGCGCGGGCCGGGCGTCTTCGAGGATGAGCTCCTGCCGGGCCACGGGATACGCCGGGTCGACGGGCACGTACGCCGCCCCGGCGCGCATCACCGCCAGCATCGCCACGAGCGCCTGGCGGCCGCGGGGCATCCGGATCGCGACGAGCGAGCCGGGACCGGGCAGCCGCCCGGCCAGCTCGGCGACGGCGGCGTCCAGTTCGGCGTAGGTCAGCCGGTGGTCGCCGTCGACGACCGCGAGGTCGTGCGGGCGCAGCCGGGCCTGGGTGGCCAGCAGCTGCGTGACGGTGCCGCGCTGCTCGCGTGCCGTGTCGTTCCAGCCGTACAGCACGAGGTCGCGCTCGGCGGCGGGCATGACCGGCATCGTCGCGACGTCGGTGTCCGGGTCGGCGGCGACGGCGGCCAGCACGGTGCGCAGGTGTTCGCCGATCCGCCGCACCGCGGCGGTGGGCAGGTGGGCCGGGCTGTGCTGGAGGCTGACGGCGAGCTCGCCGTCGGGGCCGTCGACGAGCTGCACGTGCAACGCGTTGCGGGCGGCGCCGTGGAACAGCGCCCACTGCACGTCGGCGGTGACGCCGGGGAAGGCGGGCGCCGGACCGCGGCGGCGGTAGCCGACCGACACCGGGGTCAGCGCCGGTGCGGCGCGCAGGCCGCTCACGACGTGGGCCAGGGGCACGGTGCGGTGCCGGTACACCTCCCGCAGGCGCGCACGCAGCTGCGCCGCGTAGTCGCGGAACCGGCCGGCGGCCGGGGCCACGCTGACGGGCAGCTCGTTGACGTGCAGCCCGATCCGTGGCGCGGTGTGCTCGTCGCGGGTGGACAGCCCGACGGCGACCGGCAGGCCGGCGTTGCCGTAGCGGGCCAGCAGCACGTGCACGGCGGCGAGCACCACCTCGAACCGGGTGAGGCCCGGGACGTCGGCCAGGGCCAGGGTCAGTTCGACGGCCTGCCCCGGCTCGGCTGCGGTCGGCGCGCCGGTCAGGTCGGGCAGCACGGCCTCGCCCGGGTCCGTCCAGTGACCGGCCCAGTACTCCCGCGCCGATGCCACCGCGTGCTCGCCGGGTTCCCCGTCGGACCCGGCGGGCAGCGGCGTCAGCTCCGCGCCGCGGTAGGCGGCGGCGAGGTCTGCCAGCAGCAGGTCCTTGGACATGCCGTCGAATACCAGGTGGTGGGCCGTGAACAGCAGCAGGTGCCGGGTGGGCGTGTCCCGCAGCAGCACGAACCGGGCCAGCGGCCCGCGGCTCAGGTCGTACGGGCGGGCGATCTCCTCGCGTACCCGCGCCGCGCTGTGCGGCGCGTCGCCCAGCGTGATCTTCTCGGCGGCCGGGACCAGGCGGGGCAGGTCACCGTCGAGGGCCACGGCGCAGCCCAGGACCGGGTGCCGGGCGACGGTGGCGGCGCACGCCTCGCCGAGGGCGTGCCGGTCCAGTTCGCCGTCGAACCAGACCCCGAGCGCCATGTGGTACGCGGTGCCCGCCACCGCCGCCTGCTCGGTGAACCACATGCCGTGACTGATCGGGTTCACACGCCACCTCCGGTGCCGGCGGGGAAGAGTTCCACCAGCTGTCGTTTGAGGACCTTGCCCGCGTCGTTGCGCGGGAGCTGATCGAGCACGAGCAGGTCGCCCGGCAGCTGGTGGTCGGCGAGCCGCTCGGCGAGGAACGCCCGGATACCGGGCAGGCCGACGTCGGCGGCGTCCGGGCGGGGCACGATCACCGCGGCGAGCCGCGCGCCGAGCACCGGGTGCGGCACGCCGACCACCGCGGCCGCGGCCACCCCGGGGTGCTCGTGCAGCGCGGCCTCCACCTCCAGCGTGGAGATCTTGTACGCGCCCGACTTGACCACGTCGCTGTCCCGGTCGGACAGGAACAGGAAGCCGTCGCACAGGCGGCCCAGGTCGCCCATCCGCACCCAGCCGTCCCGGAACGTGTCCCGGGTGGCGGTCTCGTCGCCGAGGTAGCGCCGGGCGTGCGGCGAGCGCAGCCACACGTGGCCGACCTCGCCGTCGGGCACCGGCCCGCCGTCGGCGCCGGTGATGCGGACCGCGCCGGTCGTCACCCGGCCGACGGCGTCGGGGCGGGCCGGGTCGAAGACCATGGTGGTGTGGGCGGGGGCCGCCTCGGTGGAGGTGTAGTGGTTGACGATCGCCGCGTTGGGGAACGCCTGGTTGAGCCGCAGCGCGACGGCCGGGGGCAGCGGCGCCGCGGTCGAGCCGACCAGGTGTACGCCGGACAGGTCGACGCCGTCCAGCGCCCCGGATTCGAGCAGCTCGATCGCGGTCGCGGGCACCAGGAAGACCGTGCCGGCCTCGGGCAGCCGGGCGGCGAAGCGCCGGGGCGTGAACCGTGGCAGGGTCAGCGCCGCGGGCCGGGCGGTCAGCGCGTTGACGAGCATGGTCTGCGCGGCGTTGGTGCCGATCGGGAAGGCATGCAGGAAGCGCCGGGAGTGCGCCAGCGCCAGCCGTCTGGGGTGGATCAGCGCGCCGTCGGTGAGGTTGGCGTGCGTCGCGGCGACGGCCTTGGGCTGTCCAGACGTGCCCGAGGTGAACAGGATCTGGGCGATCTCACCGGGCCGGGCGGCGTCGAGCACGCTCCGCGCGGCCAGGCGGTCGACCTCCGGCATGCCGGCCTCGACGAGCGCGTCGACGTCGCCGCGGCCGTCGATCACGAGGTCCGCGCCGCACGCGGCCAGCAGCTGGGCCAGCCGGACCGGGGGCAGCTGGTCGGGCAGCGGCACGGCGACCGCGCCCGCACGCTGCACGCCGCAGTACGCGACGGCGAAGCTCGTCCAGTCGCGGCCGGCGAAGACGAGCCCGACCGGCGTGCCCGGGGCGACGCCCTTGGCGCGCAGCGCCGCGGCGACCGCGGTCGCGGCGTCGTCCCACTGCGCGAAGGTCAGCGCGTCGACGCCCGCGACCTCGATGGCGACGTCGGCGGGGTTGCGGGCACGCCGCCACGCCAGCAGCCCGGGGACTGTCCGGCATGGTTGCTGCGGTGGTTCGCCGATCCCGGGCATGGGAGAACGTCTCCTAACGCGACCTGGAGCGGGGATCGGCATCTCGCCCGCGTATCGACACGAGTCTGCATCCGGGGGCGGCGGGCGGGGATCGGCCGAATGGAGGAAAGCGCTTTCCGCCATCGACGTCCTACGCTGGCGTGATGTCCACCCACGGCCGCACCGCCGACACCGGAGCCGCGCCCCGCGACACCGTCCTGCTCGCCGGCAGCGGGGCCGTCGCCGTCGACGGCCTGCCGCAGACGGCCGAGCTCGACGCGCCGGGCACCGCGCACGCCGTCCACCTGACCGCGCCGTTCGACGGACCGGCCGACCCGGGCGCGCCGCTCACCTGGGGCCAGCGCGCGCTGTGGATCGCCATCCGCCGGCACGGCGCCAGCCACGCGATGTTCAGCCTGCGGCGCGTGGTCGCCGCACCGCGCCGCACCGCCCTCGACGTGCCGTCCGCGTTGCGCGCGGTGAGCGCCCTCGTCGCACGGCACAGCTCGCTGCGCACCCGCGTCCAGGAGGTCGACGGGCAACTGCGCCAGGTCGTCGCCGCGCGCGGCGAGCAGCCGGTGCTGGTGATCCCGATCGGCGCGCCGCCCGCCGACGACGGCGCGGCGCTCGCGGTGCAGGTGGCGGCCGAGCTGGCGAGCACCCCGTTCGACCATGACCGGGAGTGGCCGCAGCGGATCGCGCTACTGGTGGCGGGCGAGCGGGTGTGCCGGATCGCCCTCGTGTTCAGCCATACCACCGTCGACTTCCGGGCCGCCGAACTGGTGCTGCGCGACCTGCGGCTGCTCCTGCTGCGCGGGGCGGTGCCGACGCCGCCGCCCGCGCAGTCGGCCGACATCGCCCGGCTGGAGGACAGCGACCGCCTGCAGCGCCGCAACGCCCGCGCGGTGCGGTACTGGCTGGACATTCACCACCGCCTGCCCGCAGACACCCTGCCCGGTGTCGGGCCGGCGCACTCCCCTCGTTTCCAGCGCTGCGTGCTGACCTCGCCGGCCGCCGACACGGCCGCGCGGACCGTGGCCCGGCGCGAGCGGGTGTCCACCTCGACGGTGCTGCTGAGCGCGGTCGCCGGGGTCATCGCGGCCAGGTCGGGGCAGGACACGTGCGGGATCTACACGATGGTCAACAACCGGTCCGCCGACGAGTACCGGGAGGCGATCTCGAAACTCAACCAGCTCGGCCTGCTGGTGATCAGCCTGGCCGACCGGCCCGCGTTCGCCGAGGCGCTGCCCCGGGTCTGGCATGCGGCGCTGGAAGCCTACCGGCACGCCTACTACGACCCCGAGCAGATGGCGCAGGCGCACGAGGCGGCCGGGCTGCCGTACGCCACCGGGGTCAACAAGCACTGCTATTTCAACGACATCCGGCTCGCGCCCGAGGCCGAGCTGCCCGGCGACGGCCTCGACGCCGTCGCGCTGCGGGCCGCCATGGCGGCCACCAGTTTCGCGGTCGCCGAAGGACTGGAGACGTTCACCTGGCTGATGCGGGTCGAGGTGATCGACACGCCCGGCGGGATGGGCCTGGCCGTCACCGGCGACACGGCTCACCTACCTCCCGACGTCGCCGAACGTTTCCTGCGTGCGGTCGAACGGCTGCTGGTCGATGCGGCGCTCGGGCCACTCCCCTGGCCCTGGACGTCGGCCGCGAGCCCGGACCTGCCCACGACGCCGGAACCCGTTGCACCCGTCCGTCGCGCATGACACGATGCACATCAATAAACGCCTCTCTATATAGGAGGGTTTCCATGGCACGCGTGTTCCGTCACGTGGCCGCTCGCCTGATGGGCAGGTCCCAGGTCAGCGGCCGGTATCCGTACTGGTTCTACAACTACCCGGAGTAGGCCGACCGGCATCCGGAACCCCGGTCGCGGGACCTCGGTCCGGGGACCTGCGACCGTGGGGAGACGGCGATGGCACAGGCCGAGCAGCGCACCCGGCCGCCGGGGCCGCGCGGGCACTGGCTCATGGGCAACACACCCGCCTACGACGACGACCGCATCGGCTTCCTGCGGCGCACCCATCACGAGTACGGCGACGTGTTCGCCTTCGACGAGCGCACGGTCTTCGTCACCGCCCCCGAGACCGCCCACGACGTGCTCGCGCGCACCAACACCGACTTCCTCACCGAGCTCGCGCCGTTCGACGCCCGGCCCGACCTGGGCGACGCCGCCGGCCAGGCCGCCGCCTGGATGTCCGCGCGCCGCACGGTGTGGCCGGGACTCAACCACACCGCCGCCGCGTCCGCCGACACCCGCACCGTCGCACTGCTCGACGAACTCGCCCGGCCCGCGACCGCGGGTGAGGTCGACGTCCTGCCGCTGGCGCGCGCGTTCACCGCCCACGCCATCGCGGACTACTGCTTCGGCCGCGACGCGGCGGGGCTGCCGGAACTGCTGGCCGACAACCTCGACATCACCGAGCCGTTCACCGCGTCGTCGTACCAGTTCCCCGCCTGGCTGCCGCTGCCCCGCCACCGCCGCCTCTTCCGGGTGCACCGGCACACGGTGCAGACCCTGACCGCCCTGGTCCGGCGGCGGCGCGCGGACCCACGCCCGGCGGCACCGGCCGACCTGCTGGACTTCCTGCTCGACGCCGACCCGGCGATGTCCGACAGCACGGTCATGGCCACGTTGCGCGGCATCCTCATGGGTGGACACGGCATTCCGGCGGCCGCCGTCGTCTCCATCGTCCGGGAACTGGCCATGCGGCCGGAACTGGCCGCCGACCTGCGCGACGAGGCGGGTCCCGGCGACGCCGTGCCGAAGGCGCG
Proteins encoded in this region:
- a CDS encoding GNAT family N-acetyltransferase: MYPVRIEGERIVLREFEERDLDASMAVVGDPDVTVSLSFDTRAREEQAERLAADLRRALVEPRPDYYLAIADRRTDELIGFIRVGLGGHRSGELGYALRKDRWRQGLTYEAAQLMLTFGFEALALHRIQAACGPDNFASQAMLQRLGFEYEGRMRHHVFTNSAWRDSLLYAKIINN
- a CDS encoding macrolide family glycosyltransferase yields the protein MGRHIAFFNIPAIGHVYPTLPVVEELTRRGHRVTYCTTEERRPVVEAAGAIVRPYRSLRPADHDPTLCAPARDGYISQTLLAFLEEAEATYTQLAPVYHDDRPDLVVFDRMAFAGRVLAARLDVPTVQLWPMLVSNEHWSMGQALAAFDPADPVLGTYQARLEAFLAEHCPALDPARFLTPEPEAHLAFYPRSFQYAGELFGPGHRFVGPCLRRAPLRWRPPRDRDVLLVTLGTVYNNRPDFYRHAVEAFGGTDWHVVLAVGERINLRELGRTPANVEVRRFVPQLDVLAHATAMICHAGMGGVMEAMSAGVPVLAAPQTLEQEANALRVEQLGLGTRLTAEHADPGALRTAIELMVKDPAIMDGVDHMRRAITAAGGATRAADTIEQCLP
- a CDS encoding condensation domain-containing protein, producing the protein MRHLPLSALQQRFWYLCTAYPGDASPILVLNWRLRGPLDVPAWQAAVSAVVDRHESLRTGFVLRDGEPVQVVMPPAGIDTEVIDLRGLPADEREGRAAALLSDRTHRLLDLTADPLVGSSLLRLADDHHVWCFTMHHLLADGASLRIVGREIRAAYLAALDGAKPDLPDLELQYGDFAQWQSEQDQAGDLAYWRERLAGAPPLELPTDLPRPPEKSAHSAEHLRQLSPELAAQVVELSRKARCTPFMVLLAALQVLLGERSGQHDFCVGTPVAGRVRAEFEPVVGLFANTLALRADLSADPSFTDLLKRTRNSVIAGLQRQSVPLGRVIAALGVPRDPGRTQLFDVVFSMRNDAPASVSQLGPVQVEGFPHGHAKVLHDLVFDIWRLDETGLRAGIRYDTALFRPDTVDELARRYEQILTAVVARPDGRLSALAARRG
- a CDS encoding phosphopantetheine-binding protein, whose protein sequence is MNAELNRRMAALVQDVTGGAVTAGQALTGGSLRALGLDSLGALRLIDAIDLEFGVEIDLGSGSDTLDAITRMVEDRS
- a CDS encoding non-ribosomal peptide synthetase; translation: MNPISHGMWFTEQAAVAGTAYHMALGVWFDGELDRHALGEACAATVARHPVLGCAVALDGDLPRLVPAAEKITLGDAPHSAARVREEIARPYDLSRGPLARFVLLRDTPTRHLLLFTAHHLVFDGMSKDLLLADLAAAYRGAELTPLPAGSDGEPGEHAVASAREYWAGHWTDPGEAVLPDLTGAPTAAEPGQAVELTLALADVPGLTRFEVVLAAVHVLLARYGNAGLPVAVGLSTRDEHTAPRIGLHVNELPVSVAPAAGRFRDYAAQLRARLREVYRHRTVPLAHVVSGLRAAPALTPVSVGYRRRGPAPAFPGVTADVQWALFHGAARNALHVQLVDGPDGELAVSLQHSPAHLPTAAVRRIGEHLRTVLAAVAADPDTDVATMPVMPAAERDLVLYGWNDTAREQRGTVTQLLATQARLRPHDLAVVDGDHRLTYAELDAAVAELAGRLPGPGSLVAIRMPRGRQALVAMLAVMRAGAAYVPVDPAYPVARQELILEDARPALVLDGLDAVPAASTGGEVPAGTAYVMYTSGTTGRPKGVVVPHAALANLLLGLAETVGSRPGDRWLGLTPLSFDISGLELFLPLVTGGRLVIAGEAGALDGRAVGALVAREGVTHVQATPSAWQVLLEAGFDGRSTVTALAGGEALPLDLARNLRARVTRLINVYGPTETTIWSTAEEIPAEPDRITIGRPIANTQTYILDGEGRPLPAGVWGELCIGGHGVADGYLRRADLTEQRFGPDPYTGGRLYRTGDRCRWSADGRLVFGGRTDSQVKVRGHRIELEEIESHLRAFPGVAHAAVALRGGDLAAYLVARGTAPDPAELRRHLASQLPAATVPTSWTFLDQLPVTPSGKLDRAALPEPAPARAPSGTPAAGEDDELVRALQGIWQEVLSVDDIGLDEDLFDLGGHSLTITRINVRILAQFGRDVPLEVFFETPTIADIAAYLRVRP
- a CDS encoding class I adenylate-forming enzyme family protein, which produces MPGIGEPPQQPCRTVPGLLAWRRARNPADVAIEVAGVDALTFAQWDDAATAVAAALRAKGVAPGTPVGLVFAGRDWTSFAVAYCGVQRAGAVAVPLPDQLPPVRLAQLLAACGADLVIDGRGDVDALVEAGMPEVDRLAARSVLDAARPGEIAQILFTSGTSGQPKAVAATHANLTDGALIHPRRLALAHSRRFLHAFPIGTNAAQTMLVNALTARPAALTLPRFTPRRFAARLPEAGTVFLVPATAIELLESGALDGVDLSGVHLVGSTAAPLPPAVALRLNQAFPNAAIVNHYTSTEAAPAHTTMVFDPARPDAVGRVTTGAVRITGADGGPVPDGEVGHVWLRSPHARRYLGDETATRDTFRDGWVRMGDLGRLCDGFLFLSDRDSDVVKSGAYKISTLEVEAALHEHPGVAAAAVVGVPHPVLGARLAAVIVPRPDAADVGLPGIRAFLAERLADHQLPGDLLVLDQLPRNDAGKVLKRQLVELFPAGTGGGV
- a CDS encoding condensation domain-containing protein, producing MSTHGRTADTGAAPRDTVLLAGSGAVAVDGLPQTAELDAPGTAHAVHLTAPFDGPADPGAPLTWGQRALWIAIRRHGASHAMFSLRRVVAAPRRTALDVPSALRAVSALVARHSSLRTRVQEVDGQLRQVVAARGEQPVLVIPIGAPPADDGAALAVQVAAELASTPFDHDREWPQRIALLVAGERVCRIALVFSHTTVDFRAAELVLRDLRLLLLRGAVPTPPPAQSADIARLEDSDRLQRRNARAVRYWLDIHHRLPADTLPGVGPAHSPRFQRCVLTSPAADTAARTVARRERVSTSTVLLSAVAGVIAARSGQDTCGIYTMVNNRSADEYREAISKLNQLGLLVISLADRPAFAEALPRVWHAALEAYRHAYYDPEQMAQAHEAAGLPYATGVNKHCYFNDIRLAPEAELPGDGLDAVALRAAMAATSFAVAEGLETFTWLMRVEVIDTPGGMGLAVTGDTAHLPPDVAERFLRAVERLLVDAALGPLPWPWTSAASPDLPTTPEPVAPVRRA
- a CDS encoding cytochrome P450; this encodes MAQAEQRTRPPGPRGHWLMGNTPAYDDDRIGFLRRTHHEYGDVFAFDERTVFVTAPETAHDVLARTNTDFLTELAPFDARPDLGDAAGQAAAWMSARRTVWPGLNHTAAASADTRTVALLDELARPATAGEVDVLPLARAFTAHAIADYCFGRDAAGLPELLADNLDITEPFTASSYQFPAWLPLPRHRRLFRVHRHTVQTLTALVRRRRADPRPAAPADLLDFLLDADPAMSDSTVMATLRGILMGGHGIPAAAVVSIVRELAMRPELAADLRDEAGPGDAVPKARLPLAEAVVKEVLRLYPPVWLMTRTAYHPTTLANWSLHPGDEVLLNPYLIHRDPRWWQRPDEFDPSRWLTGRPAPRTAYLPFGAGPRVCVGSALAMRQLTLTTSRLAQAYTVASSNAVTAAPRFLGRLAPAGLRARLTPARRCPVTGAGGSR